Proteins found in one Bacillota bacterium genomic segment:
- a CDS encoding class II fructose-1,6-bisphosphate aldolase: protein MPLVTSGELLQAADAGGYAVGAFNCNNLEILQAILAAAEAERAPVIVQTSQGALQYAGLSLLAAMIRTAAEEASVPVALHLDHGTDFAVEISCLRAGYTSLMYDGSKHPYAENVAGTRRIVEIAHAVGVSVEGELGTISGTEDLVSVSEQEAFYTDPAQAAAFVEETGVDALAVAVGTAHGVYRQAPHLDFQRLAAIDRQVKVPLVLHGSSGVPDDQIREAVRLGVRKINIDTELRQSFSSTLRSWLPEHAGEIDPRKILGPARAAMQAKVQEKIRLFGSAGRA from the coding sequence GTGCCCCTGGTGACGAGCGGTGAGCTTCTGCAGGCGGCGGATGCGGGCGGCTACGCGGTAGGCGCGTTCAACTGCAACAACCTCGAGATCCTCCAGGCGATCCTGGCGGCCGCCGAGGCCGAGAGGGCGCCGGTGATCGTGCAGACCAGCCAGGGCGCGCTCCAGTACGCGGGGCTCTCCCTCCTGGCCGCCATGATCCGGACGGCGGCGGAGGAAGCCTCGGTGCCGGTGGCGCTCCACCTCGACCACGGCACCGACTTCGCGGTGGAGATCTCCTGCCTGCGGGCGGGATACACCAGCCTCATGTACGACGGCTCCAAGCACCCCTACGCCGAGAACGTGGCCGGCACGCGGCGGATCGTGGAGATCGCCCACGCGGTCGGCGTCTCGGTGGAGGGCGAGCTGGGCACCATCTCGGGGACCGAGGACCTGGTCTCCGTCTCGGAGCAGGAGGCGTTCTACACCGATCCCGCGCAGGCCGCCGCCTTCGTGGAAGAGACCGGCGTCGACGCCCTGGCGGTGGCGGTGGGCACGGCCCACGGCGTCTACCGCCAGGCGCCCCATCTGGATTTCCAGCGCCTGGCCGCCATCGACCGGCAGGTGAAGGTGCCGCTGGTGCTCCACGGCTCGTCCGGGGTCCCCGACGACCAGATCCGGGAGGCGGTCCGCCTGGGGGTCCGGAAGATCAACATCGACACCGAGCTCCGGCAGTCCTTCAGCTCCACGCTCCGGAGCTGGCTGCCGGAACACGCCGGCGAGATCGATCCGCGGAAGATCCTCGGCCCCGCCAGGGCGGCCATGCAGGCCAAGGTCCAGGAGAAGATCCGCCTCTTCGGTTCGGCGGGCCGCGCCTGA
- a CDS encoding 4Fe-4S dicluster domain-containing protein, whose translation MTKEELVATRSDIEAKLYRTRFRADNDSHLIIKDQEVCRSCEEKPCMVFCPAAVYDWDDERKMTLVAFEGCLECGACRIGCPYGNIEWLYPRGGFGVQFRMG comes from the coding sequence ATGACCAAGGAAGAGCTGGTGGCGACCCGCTCGGACATCGAGGCCAAGCTCTACCGGACCCGGTTCCGGGCGGACAACGACTCGCACCTGATCATCAAGGACCAGGAGGTCTGCCGCAGCTGCGAGGAGAAGCCGTGCATGGTCTTCTGCCCGGCGGCGGTATACGACTGGGATGACGAACGGAAGATGACCCTGGTCGCCTTCGAGGGCTGCCTGGAGTGCGGCGCCTGCCGGATCGGCTGCCCCTACGGCAACATCGAGTGGCTCTACCCCCGCGGCGGCTTCGGCGTCCAGTTCCGGATGGGCTGA
- a CDS encoding FAD-dependent oxidoreductase, whose amino-acid sequence MAIRFDAVIVGGGPAGLSAALVLAQAGVKVAVIERGDYAGAKNMFGGVIYHEPTDWVVPGFASEAPLERRIGHHEYWFLDERSALKIAYEDAAWREKPNAWSVMRAKFDAWFAGKVEKAGAQVITQTTVVDLLRDGRTIRGVVTSRPEGEVEAPLVLIAQGVNALLVEKAGLGRDWRADEVVLGVKEVIQLPKGAIEERFGLTEGEGTAVEMLGGEATAGLMGSAFLYTNSDTVSIGTAVLLSHLREQGENPNRLLERIKAHPSVAPLLKGGEMREYSAHLIPEGGYRAMPRLYGNGVLVAGDSAAMVNAVTMEGTDLAMVSGKLAGETMLEALEKGDFTERTLSRYRDRLEDSFVFRDLKQFSRVGTFFADNRQYFDFYPRLANGVARQLFTVDLRPKAEHVRGLLDQIRGRRSLWRIGMDLVRGWRALA is encoded by the coding sequence ATGGCGATTCGTTTCGACGCCGTGATCGTGGGTGGCGGACCCGCCGGCCTCTCGGCCGCCCTGGTGCTGGCGCAGGCCGGGGTGAAGGTGGCGGTGATCGAGCGCGGCGACTACGCCGGCGCCAAGAACATGTTCGGCGGCGTCATCTACCACGAGCCGACCGACTGGGTGGTCCCCGGCTTCGCCTCCGAGGCCCCGCTCGAGCGGCGCATCGGTCACCACGAGTACTGGTTCCTGGACGAGCGATCCGCGCTCAAGATCGCCTACGAGGACGCCGCCTGGCGGGAGAAGCCGAACGCCTGGTCGGTGATGCGGGCCAAGTTCGACGCCTGGTTCGCGGGCAAGGTGGAGAAGGCGGGGGCGCAGGTGATCACGCAGACCACGGTGGTCGACCTGCTGCGCGACGGGCGGACCATCCGCGGCGTCGTCACCTCCCGGCCGGAGGGCGAGGTGGAGGCGCCGCTGGTGCTGATCGCCCAGGGTGTCAACGCGCTCCTGGTGGAGAAGGCCGGCCTGGGCCGCGACTGGCGCGCGGACGAGGTGGTCCTGGGCGTCAAGGAAGTGATCCAGCTCCCCAAGGGCGCCATCGAGGAGCGCTTCGGCCTGACCGAGGGGGAGGGGACCGCGGTCGAGATGCTGGGCGGGGAGGCGACGGCCGGCCTGATGGGCTCCGCCTTCCTGTACACCAACAGCGACACGGTCTCCATCGGCACCGCCGTCCTGCTCTCCCACCTGCGGGAGCAGGGCGAGAACCCCAACCGCCTTCTGGAGCGGATCAAGGCGCACCCCTCGGTCGCTCCGCTCCTCAAGGGCGGAGAGATGCGCGAATACAGCGCGCACCTGATCCCGGAGGGCGGCTACCGCGCCATGCCCAGGCTCTACGGAAACGGCGTCCTGGTGGCGGGCGACTCGGCCGCCATGGTCAACGCGGTCACCATGGAGGGGACCGACCTGGCCATGGTCTCGGGGAAGCTGGCCGGGGAGACGATGCTGGAGGCGCTCGAGAAGGGCGACTTCACGGAGAGGACGCTCTCCCGTTACCGGGACCGCCTGGAGGACTCCTTCGTCTTCCGCGACCTGAAGCAGTTCAGCCGGGTCGGCACCTTCTTCGCGGACAACCGGCAGTACTTCGACTTCTATCCCCGCCTGGCCAACGGCGTGGCGCGGCAGCTCTTCACCGTCGACCTGCGGCCCAAGGCGGAGCACGTGCGCGGGCTTCTCGACCAGATCCGCGGCCGGCGGTCGCTCTGGCGGATCGGCATGGACCTGGTGCGTGGATGGAGGGCTCTGGCATGA
- a CDS encoding electron transfer flavoprotein subunit alpha/FixB family protein yields the protein MPKNVNIDEWRGIWVYAEQRRGQVSPVTWELIGAARRLADAIDTYVAAVLIGDGVGRYADEAVACGADRVFVAEHPELAEFRTEVYGRLVVQLVLERKPEIFLLPATTQGRDLASTVATDLACGLTADTTQLEMDVQKRMLLATRPTFGGQQLATITSANWRPQMATVRPKVMPRPEPDPSRHGEVIRLEVGDVAADAPTRVLKVVEESNESRILDEADVIVAAGRGIGSKANLYLVEELAEALGGEVAGSRPICDAGWLPKARQVGQTGITVRPKLYVAVGISGAVQHVVGMMQSGTIVAINSDPHAPIFQVAHVGIVGDLFKVVPALTQAVRQRGRRAVLETVGG from the coding sequence ATGCCCAAGAACGTCAACATCGACGAGTGGCGGGGCATCTGGGTTTACGCCGAGCAGCGGCGCGGCCAGGTGAGTCCCGTCACCTGGGAGCTGATCGGGGCGGCGCGCCGCCTGGCCGACGCCATCGACACCTACGTCGCGGCCGTCCTGATCGGCGACGGGGTGGGGCGGTATGCGGACGAGGCGGTCGCCTGCGGCGCCGACAGGGTCTTCGTCGCCGAGCACCCGGAGCTGGCCGAGTTCCGCACCGAGGTCTACGGGCGCCTGGTGGTCCAGCTGGTCCTGGAGAGGAAGCCGGAGATCTTCCTCCTCCCCGCCACCACGCAGGGGAGGGACCTGGCCAGCACCGTCGCCACCGACCTGGCCTGCGGGTTGACCGCCGACACCACGCAGCTGGAGATGGACGTCCAGAAGCGGATGCTCCTGGCCACCCGCCCCACCTTCGGCGGGCAGCAGCTGGCGACCATCACCAGCGCGAACTGGCGGCCGCAGATGGCAACCGTTCGGCCGAAGGTGATGCCGCGCCCGGAGCCCGACCCCAGCCGGCACGGTGAGGTGATCCGCCTGGAGGTGGGCGACGTGGCGGCCGACGCGCCCACCCGGGTGCTGAAGGTGGTGGAGGAGAGCAACGAGAGCCGGATCCTGGACGAGGCCGACGTGATCGTCGCCGCCGGCCGCGGGATCGGCTCCAAGGCCAACCTCTACCTGGTGGAGGAGCTGGCCGAGGCGCTGGGCGGCGAGGTGGCGGGCTCGCGCCCCATCTGCGACGCGGGCTGGCTTCCCAAGGCTCGCCAGGTCGGGCAGACCGGCATCACCGTGCGGCCCAAGCTCTACGTCGCGGTGGGCATCTCGGGGGCGGTCCAGCACGTCGTCGGCATGATGCAGTCCGGCACCATCGTGGCGATCAACTCCGATCCCCACGCCCCCATCTTCCAGGTGGCGCACGTGGGCATCGTGGGCGACCTCTTCAAGGTGGTCCCTGCGCTCACGCAGGCGGTGCGGCAGCGCGGACGCCGGGCGGTACTCGAGACCGTAGGAGGGTAA
- a CDS encoding electron transfer flavoprotein subunit beta/FixA family protein has protein sequence MHAVVCIKQVPDTTEVRIDPKTGTLDRRGVPNIVNPEDLHALEAALEFRDRFGGRVTVLTMGPNFAASALRECLALGADEGVLLTDRRFAAADTFATTYALWSAIQKIEKERGPVDVVLTGRYALDGDTGQVGPGLARRLRVPLLSYVTAIEEVDFEAKRIVVQRHIEGAVVTLESRLPAVLTCSADLNQVRYASLPALLAAQQAQVTAWSVDDVGADPEQCGLKGSPTIVSKSFVPEPRTDTCRLFEGEPAEAAASLVDFLIAEHRIPGFEPVGAKEA, from the coding sequence ATGCACGCCGTGGTCTGCATCAAGCAGGTTCCCGACACGACCGAGGTCCGCATCGACCCCAAGACGGGGACGCTCGACCGGCGAGGTGTGCCCAACATCGTCAACCCCGAGGACCTCCACGCCCTCGAAGCGGCGCTGGAGTTCCGCGACCGCTTCGGCGGCCGCGTCACGGTGCTGACCATGGGGCCGAACTTCGCCGCCTCGGCGCTGCGCGAGTGCCTGGCGCTGGGCGCCGACGAGGGCGTGCTCCTCACCGACCGCCGCTTCGCCGCCGCCGACACCTTCGCCACCACCTACGCGCTCTGGTCGGCCATCCAGAAGATCGAGAAGGAGCGCGGCCCCGTCGACGTGGTCCTGACGGGGCGCTACGCCCTGGACGGCGACACCGGCCAGGTGGGGCCCGGCCTGGCCCGCCGCCTCCGGGTCCCGCTCCTCAGCTACGTCACCGCCATCGAGGAGGTCGACTTCGAGGCGAAGCGGATCGTGGTCCAGCGGCACATCGAGGGCGCCGTCGTCACCCTGGAGTCGCGCCTGCCGGCGGTCCTCACCTGCTCGGCCGACCTGAACCAGGTCCGCTACGCCTCGCTGCCCGCGCTCCTGGCCGCCCAGCAGGCGCAGGTGACCGCCTGGTCGGTGGACGACGTCGGCGCCGACCCGGAGCAGTGCGGCCTCAAGGGGTCGCCGACCATCGTCTCCAAGAGCTTCGTGCCCGAGCCGCGCACCGACACGTGCCGGCTCTTCGAGGGCGAGCCGGCGGAGGCGGCCGCCTCCCTGGTCGACTTCCTGATCGCAGAGCACCGCATCCCGGGCTTCGAGCCGGTCGGCGCGAAGGAGGCGTGA
- a CDS encoding nicotinate phosphoribosyltransferase, producing MNEANPARLRTLGDVERLAPGEARLYSAEHAEIVAGATSDVYFVKTQMILESLGRADTPVAAEIFANRAGVLAGVEEALQLLRQVPGLRVEAAPEGEEVAAREVVMRIRGPYSAFGIYETALLGILASSSGWATAARRIKEAAGSKPVICFGARHVHPAVAPVMERAALVGGADGVSCILAARLAGRQPMGTIPHAAVLIAGDTLRVAEAYDLLMPAGEARTILVDTFHDETEEALRVARALGERLHAVRLDTPAERGSVTPDLVRELRARLDQEGFRHVGIFVSGGLTEERVRALAEAGADGFGVGAFIAGAPPLDMTMDIKEVDGKPVAKRGRIPGVTPNPRLVRRI from the coding sequence ATGAACGAGGCTAACCCAGCCAGGCTGCGCACTCTGGGGGATGTCGAACGCCTGGCGCCGGGCGAGGCGAGGCTCTACTCGGCCGAGCACGCCGAGATCGTGGCCGGCGCCACCTCCGACGTCTATTTCGTCAAGACCCAGATGATCCTGGAATCGCTCGGCCGCGCCGACACCCCCGTGGCCGCCGAGATCTTCGCCAACCGCGCCGGCGTCCTGGCCGGCGTGGAGGAGGCGCTCCAGCTCCTGCGCCAGGTGCCCGGCCTCCGCGTCGAGGCGGCGCCCGAGGGCGAGGAGGTGGCCGCCAGGGAGGTGGTGATGCGCATCCGCGGTCCTTACAGCGCCTTCGGCATCTACGAGACCGCGCTTCTCGGCATCCTCGCCTCCTCCAGCGGCTGGGCGACGGCCGCCCGCCGCATCAAGGAAGCGGCCGGCTCGAAGCCCGTCATCTGCTTCGGTGCCCGCCACGTCCACCCCGCCGTGGCGCCCGTCATGGAGCGGGCCGCTCTGGTCGGCGGCGCCGACGGCGTCAGCTGCATCCTGGCCGCCCGCCTGGCGGGCCGGCAGCCGATGGGCACCATCCCGCACGCCGCCGTCCTGATCGCCGGCGACACGCTCCGCGTCGCCGAGGCCTACGACCTGCTGATGCCGGCCGGCGAAGCGCGCACCATCCTGGTCGACACCTTCCACGACGAGACCGAGGAAGCGCTCCGCGTCGCCCGCGCCCTGGGCGAGCGGCTGCACGCGGTGCGGCTGGACACCCCCGCGGAGCGGGGCAGCGTGACGCCCGACCTGGTCCGCGAGCTCCGCGCCCGCCTCGACCAGGAGGGCTTCCGGCACGTGGGCATCTTCGTCTCCGGCGGCCTGACCGAGGAGCGCGTCCGCGCCCTGGCCGAGGCCGGCGCCGACGGCTTCGGGGTCGGCGCCTTCATCGCCGGCGCACCCCCCCTGGACATGACCATGGACATCAAGGAGGTGGACGGCAAACCGGTGGCGAAGCGCGGTCGCATCCCGGGCGTCACACCCAACCCGCGGCTGGTGCGCCGCATCTGA
- a CDS encoding pseudouridine synthase: protein MAYERLQKVLSRASVTSRRKAERLIAGGRVTVNGLVAAIGQKVDPARDEIRVDGQPLRPVRLYYYAFHKPEGVLTTLYDPQGRPCVGDLLRGLPARLYPVGRLDLDSSGLLILTNDGALAHRMMHPRFGVRKRYHAEVAGRPGPEALARLRRGVRLSDGPARALAVRLLREEADRSLIEIEVGEGRKREVRRMLAAVGHPVLRLVRVAEGPVRLGDLPPGRWRPLTARELNELGVPERREEEIHERG, encoded by the coding sequence TTGGCCTACGAGCGCTTGCAGAAGGTGCTCTCGCGCGCCTCCGTCACCTCCCGGCGGAAGGCCGAACGGCTGATCGCCGGCGGGAGGGTGACGGTCAACGGCCTCGTCGCCGCCATCGGCCAGAAGGTCGATCCCGCACGGGACGAGATCCGCGTGGACGGGCAGCCTCTCAGGCCGGTCCGGCTCTACTACTACGCCTTCCACAAGCCCGAGGGCGTCCTGACCACCCTGTACGACCCGCAGGGGCGGCCGTGCGTCGGTGACCTCCTGCGCGGTCTGCCCGCCCGGCTCTACCCGGTGGGCCGCCTCGACCTCGACTCGAGCGGGCTCCTGATCCTGACCAACGACGGCGCGTTGGCCCACCGCATGATGCACCCGCGCTTCGGCGTCCGGAAGCGCTACCACGCCGAGGTCGCCGGCCGACCCGGCCCGGAGGCGCTCGCCCGCCTCCGCCGGGGCGTCCGTCTCTCCGACGGCCCGGCCCGCGCCCTCGCCGTCCGCCTCCTGCGCGAGGAAGCGGACCGCTCGCTGATCGAGATCGAGGTGGGGGAGGGACGGAAGCGCGAGGTCCGGCGGATGCTCGCCGCCGTCGGTCACCCGGTCCTCCGGCTGGTCCGCGTCGCGGAGGGCCCGGTCCGGCTTGGCGATCTGCCGCCCGGCCGGTGGCGACCCCTGACAGCGCGCGAGCTGAACGAGCTCGGCGTCCCGGAGCGCCGAGAGGAGGAGATCCATGAACGAGGCTAA
- a CDS encoding RidA family protein, which translates to MAWTERLRELGLELPPVPKPVAAYVPAVRSGAWVWTSGQLPMVEGELRYRGKLGAELSVEEGYEAARVAALNALAAAAQAAGGAEAVRRVVRVTGYVNSAPGFHDQPRVVNGASELLGRLFGEAGAHARTAVGVSDLPLDAAVEIELLVEVTG; encoded by the coding sequence GTGGCCTGGACCGAGAGGCTGAGGGAGCTGGGCCTCGAGCTTCCCCCGGTCCCCAAGCCCGTGGCCGCCTACGTCCCGGCCGTCCGGTCGGGGGCGTGGGTCTGGACCAGCGGGCAGCTGCCCATGGTGGAGGGCGAGCTCCGCTACCGCGGCAAGCTAGGCGCTGAGCTCTCCGTCGAGGAAGGTTACGAGGCCGCCCGCGTGGCGGCGCTCAACGCCCTGGCCGCGGCCGCGCAGGCGGCGGGCGGCGCCGAGGCCGTCCGCCGCGTCGTCCGCGTCACCGGGTACGTCAACAGCGCCCCGGGCTTCCACGACCAGCCCCGGGTGGTCAACGGCGCCTCCGAGCTGCTGGGCCGGCTCTTCGGGGAGGCGGGGGCGCACGCGCGGACGGCCGTGGGGGTGAGCGACCTGCCCCTGGACGCGGCGGTGGAGATCGAGCTGCTGGTGGAGGTCACCGGGTAG
- a CDS encoding nucleoside recognition domain-containing protein: MNALDLLARWTVPLLLAAIPLHGYLRGVDIYNAFIDGAREGLSLAIRVLPYIVSIFVAIGIFRASGALELTTHYLQPVLRPLGIPPEILPLMIIRPLSGNGALALTTELLHRWGPDSFVGRLASVITGSTDTTFYILSLYFGSVGVTRSRHALAAGLIADGVGFLAAALTVKWLFGGA, translated from the coding sequence ATGAACGCCCTCGACCTGCTGGCGCGCTGGACGGTGCCGCTGCTCCTGGCCGCCATCCCGCTCCACGGCTACCTGCGCGGCGTCGACATCTACAACGCCTTCATCGACGGCGCGCGGGAGGGCCTCAGCCTGGCCATCCGCGTCCTGCCCTACATCGTCTCGATCTTCGTCGCCATCGGCATCTTCCGCGCCTCCGGCGCGCTCGAGCTGACCACCCACTACCTCCAGCCCGTTCTCCGCCCGCTGGGCATCCCGCCCGAGATCCTGCCGCTGATGATCATCCGGCCGCTCTCCGGCAACGGCGCCCTCGCCCTGACCACGGAGCTCCTCCACCGCTGGGGCCCGGACTCCTTCGTCGGCCGCCTCGCCTCGGTCATCACCGGCAGCACGGACACGACCTTCTACATCCTCAGCCTCTACTTCGGCTCGGTGGGCGTCACCCGCAGCCGCCACGCGCTGGCCGCGGGGCTGATCGCCGACGGGGTCGGCTTCCTGGCGGCGGCGCTGACCGTCAAGTGGCTTTTCGGCGGGGCCTGA
- a CDS encoding nucleoside recognition domain-containing protein, translating to MLNLVWLLLIVSGVAVAALRGQVDVVTDAAMTSASGAVETAIALAGVMVLWLGLSRIAERSGLIEALARAMRPLLRPLFPGVPPDHPAMGAMMMNIGANLLGLGSAATPFGLRAMKELDTLNPEKGTATDAMITFLVLNTGGLSLVPAMMIGLRAQAGSKNPAEIVGATLIVSLAATLAGLAADALLRSADRRRVLPRP from the coding sequence GTGCTCAACCTCGTCTGGCTTCTGCTGATCGTCTCCGGCGTGGCGGTGGCGGCGCTCCGGGGCCAGGTGGACGTGGTCACCGACGCGGCCATGACCTCCGCCTCCGGCGCGGTCGAGACCGCCATCGCCCTGGCGGGGGTGATGGTCCTCTGGCTCGGCCTCTCCCGCATCGCCGAGCGTTCGGGGCTGATCGAGGCGCTGGCCCGGGCGATGCGCCCGCTGCTCCGCCCGCTCTTCCCCGGCGTGCCCCCCGACCACCCGGCCATGGGCGCCATGATGATGAACATCGGCGCCAACCTGCTCGGCCTCGGTTCGGCCGCCACCCCCTTCGGCCTGCGCGCCATGAAGGAGCTGGACACGCTCAACCCCGAGAAGGGCACCGCCACCGACGCCATGATCACCTTCCTGGTGCTCAACACCGGCGGCCTCTCGCTGGTCCCGGCGATGATGATCGGGCTCCGCGCCCAGGCCGGCTCCAAGAATCCGGCGGAGATCGTCGGCGCCACCCTGATCGTCTCCCTGGCCGCCACCCTGGCCGGGCTGGCCGCCGACGCCCTGCTCCGCTCGGCCGACCGGCGGCGGGTGCTCCCCCGGCCATGA
- the deoC gene encoding deoxyribose-phosphate aldolase produces the protein MSDDLHLSPQEKEAILRSIDHTFLRPEGGPAEIDRLCDEALAHRFGAVCVQPLWVARAARRLRGTGVRVASVVGFPHGAQTAEVKAAEARRAVADGADELDMVIAFGALRAGLDDLVEEEIRAVVAAGVPVKCILETGALSDEEVDRGCDLAARAGARFVKTSTGFGPGGATPEAVRRMRARVGGRLGVKAAGGIRTLADLLLLREAGADRFGTSHGVAIARELEEAAR, from the coding sequence GTGTCCGACGATCTGCACCTCTCGCCGCAGGAGAAGGAAGCGATCCTCCGCAGCATCGACCACACCTTCCTCCGGCCGGAAGGCGGACCGGCCGAGATCGACCGGCTCTGCGACGAGGCGCTGGCGCACCGCTTCGGCGCCGTCTGCGTCCAGCCGCTCTGGGTGGCCCGCGCCGCGCGGCGCCTGCGCGGCACGGGCGTCCGCGTCGCCTCGGTGGTCGGCTTTCCCCACGGCGCCCAGACCGCCGAGGTGAAGGCGGCCGAGGCCCGCCGCGCCGTGGCCGACGGGGCGGACGAGCTGGACATGGTGATCGCCTTCGGCGCGCTGCGCGCCGGCCTGGACGACCTGGTGGAGGAGGAGATCCGCGCCGTGGTGGCGGCGGGCGTCCCCGTCAAGTGCATCCTGGAGACGGGCGCGCTGAGCGACGAGGAAGTGGACCGCGGCTGCGACCTGGCCGCCCGCGCCGGCGCCCGCTTTGTCAAGACCTCCACCGGCTTCGGCCCGGGCGGCGCCACGCCCGAGGCCGTCCGGCGCATGCGCGCCCGGGTGGGCGGCCGGCTGGGTGTCAAGGCGGCCGGCGGCATCCGCACGCTGGCCGACCTGCTCCTCCTGCGCGAGGCCGGCGCCGACCGCTTCGGCACCAGCCACGGCGTGGCCATCGCCCGGGAGCTGGAGGAGGCCGCCCGCTGA
- the ligD gene encoding non-homologous end-joining DNA ligase, protein MARSAPSAGPLLLDAGGRELRVTHPDRLLWRQPPVSKRAYLAYLARVGPLMLPWLRGRPLVVTRYPDGVEAPGFYQKDRPEGTPPWVRTVTLTGRRSIRYVVCDDLPTLLWLGSQAAIEFHPWNAPVDHPHRPDWAVIDLDPQPPLALREALELALDLRPLLGALGLPAFPKLSGGRGLHLFVPLEPRHDEREVQRFVRSLGELALRRWPGRVTLERAVARRGPRIYVDFLQNGPGRTMAAVFSPRPRPGAPVSFPLTWEEVARLAAQTSPDTTRYTLPTVPSLVEAGGGRAWTGFWQARVPLPLAPGDGPA, encoded by the coding sequence ATGGCGCGCTCCGCCCCCTCCGCCGGGCCGCTCCTGCTCGACGCCGGAGGAAGGGAGCTCCGCGTCACCCATCCCGACCGCCTCCTCTGGCGCCAGCCGCCCGTCAGCAAGCGCGCCTACCTGGCCTACCTGGCCCGGGTGGGGCCGCTCATGCTCCCCTGGCTTCGCGGCCGCCCGCTGGTGGTCACCCGCTACCCCGACGGCGTCGAGGCGCCCGGCTTCTACCAGAAGGACCGGCCGGAGGGGACGCCGCCCTGGGTGCGGACCGTGACGCTGACCGGGCGGCGGTCCATCCGCTACGTGGTCTGCGACGACCTGCCCACGCTCCTCTGGCTGGGCAGCCAGGCGGCCATCGAGTTCCACCCCTGGAACGCCCCCGTCGATCACCCCCATCGCCCCGACTGGGCGGTGATCGACCTGGATCCGCAGCCGCCGCTGGCACTCCGGGAGGCGCTGGAGCTGGCGCTCGACCTGCGCCCGCTCCTCGGGGCGCTCGGGCTGCCCGCCTTTCCCAAGCTCTCCGGCGGGCGCGGCCTCCACCTCTTCGTCCCCCTCGAGCCGCGCCACGACGAGCGCGAGGTGCAGCGCTTCGTCCGCTCCCTGGGCGAGCTGGCGCTCCGCCGCTGGCCGGGACGGGTCACCCTGGAGCGCGCGGTGGCGCGGCGCGGTCCGCGCATCTACGTCGACTTCCTCCAGAACGGCCCGGGAAGGACCATGGCGGCGGTCTTCTCGCCCCGGCCCCGCCCCGGCGCCCCGGTCTCCTTCCCCCTCACCTGGGAGGAAGTCGCCCGCCTCGCGGCGCAGACCTCCCCGGATACCACGCGCTACACGCTGCCTACCGTCCCCTCCCTGGTGGAGGCCGGCGGGGGCCGCGCCTGGACCGGCTTCTGGCAGGCCCGGGTGCCGCTCCCCCTGGCGCCGGGGGATGGCCCAGCGTGA
- a CDS encoding Ku protein, with the protein MSDVRSIWKGTLAFGLVNIPVRLYAAVEERSIRFRQLHRPCSTPVRYRKTCPTCGVEVPPEELARAYEVAPGRFVEVTDEDLEGLPLPTRHTVELLDFVEAGAVDPVAFLRGYYLEPDGGAKAYALLREALRRSGRAGVARLGLREKERLALLRVAADGRTLALQTLLYPDEVRSPAELAIPGEVEVDPREREMALRLVEMLSAPFDPGRYHDRSREALEALIARKAQGEPLRAPAPERPTGVEELTRALEESLRAAESRRDGRAAEPAGVR; encoded by the coding sequence GTGAGCGACGTGCGCAGCATCTGGAAGGGGACCCTCGCCTTCGGCCTGGTCAACATCCCCGTCCGCCTCTACGCGGCGGTGGAGGAGCGGTCGATCCGCTTCCGCCAGCTCCACCGGCCCTGTTCGACCCCCGTCCGTTACAGGAAGACCTGCCCCACCTGCGGCGTCGAGGTGCCGCCCGAGGAGCTGGCCCGCGCCTACGAGGTGGCGCCCGGCCGGTTCGTCGAGGTGACCGACGAGGACCTGGAGGGACTGCCGCTGCCGACGCGCCACACCGTCGAGCTCCTGGACTTCGTGGAGGCGGGCGCGGTCGACCCCGTCGCCTTCCTCCGCGGCTACTACCTGGAGCCCGACGGCGGCGCCAAGGCGTACGCGCTCCTGCGCGAGGCGCTCCGCCGGAGCGGGCGGGCGGGCGTGGCGCGCCTCGGCCTCCGGGAGAAGGAGCGCCTGGCGCTCCTGCGGGTGGCGGCGGACGGGCGGACGCTGGCTCTCCAGACGCTCCTCTACCCCGACGAGGTCCGCTCGCCCGCCGAGCTGGCCATCCCCGGCGAGGTGGAGGTGGATCCCCGGGAGCGGGAGATGGCGCTCCGCCTGGTGGAGATGCTCTCCGCCCCCTTCGACCCGGGCCGCTACCACGACCGGAGCCGCGAGGCGCTGGAGGCGCTGATCGCCCGGAAGGCGCAGGGCGAGCCGCTCCGGGCGCCCGCGCCGGAGCGGCCCACGGGCGTGGAGGAGCTGACCCGGGCGCTGGAGGAGAGCCTGCGCGCGGCCGAGAGCCGGCGGGACGGTCGGGCGGCCGAGCCGGCCGGCGTGCGCTGA